The following is a genomic window from Antechinus flavipes isolate AdamAnt ecotype Samford, QLD, Australia chromosome 3, AdamAnt_v2, whole genome shotgun sequence.
TCTATtctcctctttgtctttctctcttcccctgaATTTATCTTTCCTAACTAACCCTGCAACTTCAAGTAGCGAAAGATCAGTGTTGTAAGACAGACATAGGTGTCTTTGGTACTCTGTTTACCAGTCTGTCAGCCAATTGGTATTGGCTGGCAAATGACTTTCAGGGATATCATGCTTGGAGTCACTAAAAAAATCAAAGGTCAAGCAGAATAGACAGTTTGCTGAGATACAATATGCTCACATGTTAGCTAGGAGTTGGGCAGAGAGGAATACCTTGGGATAtgactttttattaaatataagataGAACACTGGTGTTAGGGTCAAAAGATGTGGGATAAAGCTGTTGTTATAAATGCACATGGTTTTAATTTTACTCCCTCTAATGTGgagatggatttctttttttcaatgtcaAATATAGTACATAATGATTCATAGCTTCTAGCAGATGATAACACTTAAGGGGCAAAATTTTCATGTCTCCTAAAGGTCTAGAAATTTACTTTGATTATGGCTAGCATATTTTTTAGGCAGCATTTAGAGTATATTCACTTCTGCCTTTTTCCTGCCTTTTTGTCATTGTAGAGAACCGCAAGCATCAAACCTCCACAGAGAGCCTCGTGTCTGTGCAGAAGCTGGAAGATGGAGAGGAGTTGGAGTTGGCCAAGGTAACTAATGGTGCATGTACCTGGGGAGGAGGGTGTGTAATGCAGGAGAGAACCTCATAGCCTGTAGTCCTGTATATAGAGATGTGATTCTCTGTTCTCATAAATTAACAAAGCCTGTACATCTTCCTGCCTTGACTAGTTTAGACATTTATCTGCTCAAAGAAGTTGGAATAGACACAGCAGCTTCTGTCTTTTCCCCATAATCTGTGAATTCTCCTTTCAGTTCAGGGATTCTGTTAACTTGTCCCTGTGTCAGAGGCATCTGCAGAATAGAAGATGGGAAGGAGCCAGCAGGTGGATCTTGTTTGAGAAATAGGGCAGTGTTGTCTTCTAGCTTTAATTTAGGTTTATCTCCTATCTAGGCTCTCAGTTTGTTAGGCTTTAATTATATGGTTCTATGCAGCATGCCTCATACCTCTTCCTCACAACCCTAGACCTGAAATTATCTGGACATGTGATATCTGCTAACACAGGATCTTTTCCATTGTAGATACTTCAGCATCATAGGTGTTCAGTCAGTGTTTGCTGACCCATGAGTGCCCTGTTGTCCATCACATAGGCTGAGGAATATAGAACAAAACTCTTAGTCTCAAAAGTTCCTACACTTTAGTTCCAATAAGGCAGTCAGATACACAGACAGTACCACTGGGTGTTGGtataattatagtatataaatggaTATACAGACCCGAGTTGGGAgcattggagaagggaaagagtgaCTTAAAATTTGTCTTCATAATTGATTCTAGGTGATCATGTTACTCTTATACCATTCCACCATGAGTTCCAAAAGCCTGAGGGATTGGAACCAGTTTGACTACAAAATCCAGGTAAGTCCTTGCTTTTCCACACACGAAACTGGCCTTGATATGTGGAGTCTTTGGCTTCATAATtagttttccccattttaaaattttaatcttttctcctGGAGCATGGGGTAATGACCCCATGACTTCCTTCTTACATTATTCTGTTGCTTTGGAGCTGTTGttgccattcctttttttttgtactgTTGGCCTTCTGGCCTCATTTGGGATGGAATGAATGGACATAGTCTCAGAGCAGGTTTCTGACATAGTCCATCATCGGGTGCCATCCTAACCTCCTAATTTTACCTCTATTATTCCCCCACAAATCATCTTCTCAGCTGAATTGACCtactttctatctctataaaTACACATGCTTCCTATCCTCAgtcccattatttttttttctcagtcccattatttataattttttcctttgtctaaaATGGTCTCTATCCTGCTTTGCCTTTTGAATTCCTATCTACCCACCCTTTGTATCCTTATTAAAAtgccttctctgatttctatcCCCCATGTCTTATTCGACAACTGTTTGCCCACTGGGACCTCATGTGCAgatcctctcctcttttctcctctagttcaaagaaactttaatttttttctcctggattcctttgaaagaatggatgaatggaatgaatgggaaaataaaagaaatgcttactatatgctcagcactgtgctaaaacatcagggatacaaatacaaaagttaaaatagtccttgccctaTAGGAGCTTTAATTCTAAGGAGGGGAACAATACATATAGACAAGTGTTAGCCAGAAAGGAACACTTTGGTCTAGTGGGAACTCTAGGGGAATCAATTGATACCCCTTTCCCCcactttctcccccacccccaatctagGAACAATAATGTAGTTTAGCTTCTCACAGTTCCATACCtttagggagagagaaggaaagagtcaGAGGTTGACCAAGAGGCCCATAAAAAGGAGACTAAAAAGCACAGATATTTTAGAGTGCAGCAAAACTTGGTGCTTTGCTTCCCTGAAATCATTACACAAGAGAGGAATCCAATCAGGAAAAGCAGATTACCTGAAGTTTGAAGTAAACTGAGTCTCAGGCTACCTCTTCAAcaggaaatggggaaaggaaaaaaattaaaggtagtTGCAGGCCTATTTGTATTCGCCACACTTTGGATATACATTCTCTTTCTGTTCCATCTCTATCTTTTCTCCAGTCGGAGTTGGCTGCTATCCTTAAATTTGTGCTGGATCATGAAGATGGGCTGAGTCTGAATGACAACTTAAAGAGTTTCCTACAAAAAGGTAATAAGCAAGCTTTGATCTGCAGGCTTGAAGGGAATCCATATTTTGCCAAAGCCACAAACCAGGATTTCTTAAGTCTTCGCTTCTGCTTTTTCCTCAGAGTTTTAGAGAGATATCCATGCAATTCATACAGCTTTTCAGTCCCAAAGGCTCTTTTGCTTCTTTGTCTCAGCAACAATTTAAATAGTTTTTGGCTCATTGTTTTATCCATTGAAGTATGTCCCTAATATCCAGTTCATTGCCTCCATTAGTCCTGCCCCAAGATTTACCTCTATTCCCCTTCAGTCAGTTCACATCTTAGTAACTAAGAAATTGAGATCAACCCCTGTGTTTGAATTGGTTTAAAGATTTTATTCTCCCTGATGGCAAAACCCCAAGTTGttctttgtgttttgtgtttGGTGAATTAATATTGTCCTTTCTGGGTCACAAACAGGTTGGTCCTTTGAACCAACCTAGtctttcattaacttttttttttttgtttcctcattcagCTCCTCTCCCTTCCAGTAGTCCCAGCACTAGCTCTGATGAGTTTTCCCCAGTGCCTTCCCAACAAGCCAAGAAAGAAGTTCGATTCTTGGAACTTCAAAAGATTGGCTCTTCATCAGGCCTAAACAAGTGAGTCCTGgagcattttattttcacttagtTCTAACTGGTATCTTTGTATCCCAGAAATCGAGCCATTAATTGATCCAAGAACCCTCTTCTTTTAACAATAATGGAATATTTTGGTGCTCACTGAGCAAAGTCATATAATCTCTTTGACTCAGTTTCAGCCAGAGAACTGAATACAGGAACATATCAGGGGCAAAAACTGAATGGGTGAATGATTGGTCATAAATAAACTCTTCTTTCCTAGAAATGTAACTGAATTTGCCACAGTTTTCTTCCTCCTGAGATCTGTGTGGGAGTTTTCTTCCCATTCCATAAAGacaataagaaacagaaaatgagatTTGCCTCAGGGTCATTCTAAGACCAGAACCTAGGTGCCCAGAGTCATATTTTGGCATTTGATGTACTTAGTCACTGCCTTTCCTGTGATGTGGATGGTTCCTCCATCCTTGACATCTGATGTTCTGATTTGGGGTTCCTGGGatctctttctcagctttttGTCAGGGTCTCCTGCTTCTCCAATGGGTGATATTCTTCAGACGCCCCAGTTCCAAATGAGACGGTTGAAGAAACAGTTGGCAGATGAACGGGCCAGCCGTGATGAGTTGGAGTTGGAGTTAACTAAAAGCTGTCAGCTTTTGGCTGAGAAGGGTGAGTAGCTAAACAAGCAAATACCACCAGCCTATCATCTCCCTTCACAGAGGGCTGCTCCGTTGGGTTCCTTCCCTGAGGGAGTACTGGGCTTACCTAAGAAGTGTCCCCTCAGCATACTCTTCATCTCTCCCCACAATCAGGCCATCTCCTCCCCTCGGCTGTCCCCAGCTCTCTGGGTTCGTGCAGAGAAGAGGGCAGGTGAGCCACGGGGCTTTGACTTTTTTGGAGGTCGGTCCTGTGACTTTGGCTATCTAGTCTCTACCAGATTGTGGGAAGTAGCCCAGTTGAGAGAGTGGTGAGGTTGGTTTCCTGGGAGGGCCCCTCTTCCTGTCCTTTCTCCTCATCCACTATTTCCCTATTTTCAGTTGGACTTTAGACTAAATACCCTCTAGCCACTCCCACTTCTACCCCTCCCCTAACATACATCTTCCTTTGTGGTATTAAGAATTGCCCCATTTGGGTTCCTGCCTCTGAGCATCTCTTCTTGCCTCCTCCAATCCTGGCAGACACACAGATCTCCATGATGCAGCAACGTATTGATCGCTTGGCTCTCCTAAATGAGAAACAGGCCACAGGATCCATGGAgtcaaaagagctagaagaattGCGTGGCAAAAATGAGAGGTAATCTCCTTCCCTTGATCTCCTCCTTCCAGCTACATCCAGCTTCCTCTGGACCACAATCTGGCAGTCAGAGGTAGGAAATGAACTCAACTGCCCACTCACTgctctcctctttttctagtcTGAGCATACGATTACATGAAGCCTTGAAACAGTGCCAGGACTTGAAGACTGAGAAGAGCCAGATGGAACGCAAGATTGACCAGCTATCTGAGGAGAATGGGGATCTTTCTTTCAAGGTGTGTCAATTTTGGGTGTTGTGCTATGTTAGTGATGGGACACAAGGGAGCTTGTGCTTGTTTCCAGTCTCCTATAATTGTTTGCTACTTAAGTTCTAGAAAGTATGGGATCTGAAGCAGGGATGTGGTTGGTGGTAATATGTTTCCTTTTCTTAACTTTATGTGCAAGTGGAAGTGTTCTGGTCCTGAAGGGGGACTGGATCAGGAAGAGAAATGGCTAACCTAGGTCCTAGGACATTTAGGAAGTTCTTTTTATCTATCTTAGCTTCGAGATTTTGCCAGCCATCTGCTACAACTACAGGAGGCTCTCAATGATCAGACAGAAGAACACAACAGCTCCAcaaaggaatggagagagaagcAAACTTACCTGGAAACAGAACTCGATACCACTCTACAAGACAAGGTAATACCATCATTTTAGGGGAGTAACAATGTTGCCCTGAGAAGTAAGATCCAAGAACTTTGCCCAAGATCCTTTCCCAGGAATCTGATGAAAACCCAGTACATCCCTAGTTGAATTTACCAGCTGTCTTCTTCTGggcttttaatttctcttttaattttaagcAGGAATCAGAATGAGTCCTATAATGtgatttgagaaaaaataaagaacctgAGGTTATTGAGCTTTTTTCACTTAGAAGTATTGATAGGTGGTCAGGACAAGTAGTCTGAGGAGAAGGGTAGGCTGTGAACAGAACTTCAGAGCTAGTGTTCTGGAGTAATAGCTCTTAGCATGGAAGAAATTGGCTGGGCTCACCTTAGCTCTAACTTTCTAAGATATTTCTCCCAGGTTTACCAGCTGAATTTTGTTTCCAGGTCTGTCATATAAACAGTTTTATATGATGATTGACCTTTGACTTTGACTATTCAGTTATGGGGCTAAAAAACCTGAACGTCAATGTCTTTGTTCATTTTGGTTCTTTCATAGAAATGCCttgaagagaagaatgaaatcCTCCAGGGAAAAATCTCACAGTTGGAAGAGCAGCTGGCACAGGTTGGGAAGAATCCTTCCCAAGAGAAGGGAGAGGTGTTGGGCGACATCTTGCAGGTAGAGAGATGGTGACGTGGCATCAGGACAAGATCTTTATTTTGGACTTATCCCCTTGACTTTTAGATCTTAGCAGTGTGGTTGGGACTGAACTGAAGGCAGTTCAATTGTCTGTTTCTCTGCTGCCCAGAAAGGGAACCTAGAGAAGGATACTCACAGCCCCTAACAACTCACAGTTTCCGCTTTTGTTAATGGCTGCCTCTCCAAATGTTTATGTAGACTACTCTGGAAGAAGGGttctaaaaaagaaagagatgacatGGTATAGAAAAAAGCATTGGGTTTGGGTTCAGGAAATCTAAAGAGGTATCCCAGATCAGCAGTTTACTTGATGTGAAATCTTGGGtgatttggttcatttttctttgtctgtttaAAATAGGGGTAATTATCCTTTCCCTATTCCATGGAGTTGTTCTGTGGCTCAGGAgtaatgaatgtaaactgcataTTATCCTTCACAGCTGATGAGACCCAACTCCTATAATAAACCTTGGTGAGATGGGAGGGTCCTTGAGCTATAGAGCTCTTTGCTGCAATAGGCTAGGCCAATGAGATGTCTATACCAAGTTCATCTTTAATTTGGTGACCCCCTAAAGAATTGGAGTACAGGGGCTGCAGGAGGCATATCAGGTTGCAGAAAGGAGGGGCAAACCAGACTAGGCTTGAAATGGAGCAGTTGAAAATTCCCTGTGTCTGTCAGGGTGAATTCATGCTCATTAATAGTTCTTGTAACTCCCAGCATAGTGGGGCTGAGACCCCatcattttttgggttttttgtttgttttaaacaaaCACAAACTGTTGAGAGGAATAAGATGTCATCCATTTCCCCACCTTTCCATTCCTTTGAGATAGGATGGATGGCCAACACCTAATGTGTGTCTCTTCTTCCTGTTAGCTGGAAGCTCTGAAACAAGAGGTAGCCACCCTTGCTGCAAAGGAGGCCAAGCTTCAAGACACAGTGAAGCAAATGGAGTGTGAACAACATCAACGAGAGGTAGAGTTGCAAGCTGAGCGAGGCCGCTTTGAGGAAGAAAAGCAGCAGCTGGAGCAGAAGGCTCAAGCCCAGGAAGCCCAGTTTGCTGCCCAGGTGGCCAGTCTCCATGCTACCCTCCAGCAGCAGGACCGCGATATGGCTGACCTGAGGCAGCGGGCTGAAAAGGAGCAAACACAACTGACTGAGACCCTGCAGCAACAAGAATTGGCTTCCCAAAGTCTTCAGCATCAGGTGGAGCAGCTGAGCAGCAAGCTGAAACAGGAAGAGGGGAAACTCCATGATTGGGAGGTGAGCAGCCAGATGAAGGAGCAGCAGCTAGCAACAGCTATAGAGGAGTGCAAAGAGGCCCAGCAGGAAAAGGATGCAGCCCTGAAGCAGCTGGAAGAGCTGGGGAAAGAGAAAGCCATTGAGTTGGAAGCTTTGCAGAAACAGCTCCAAGCCACTAAGGAAGCCTGTACCAATGCCCAGACTTGTGCCACCCGGGCCGAGCAGGAGAAGAGCGTAATGAGGCAGAAGGTGGAGGAGCTTGATGCTCGTGTAGTTGACCTGACAGCCTGGCAAGAAGAACACAAAGCAGAGGCTAAATCGGCAGAAAACCTTCAAACTCAGGTCCAAGAACTGGAAAGCCGCCTAAGAGCTGAGCAACAGAAAGTGGCAGAGAAAGAAGAACTAGCTCAGGAGAATGCCCAGCTCCAGGAACGACTGCTTTCCTTGGAAGAATCAGTGCAGAACACTAAAGGAATCCTTGAGGATGAAAAGCGCCGGGCTGCAGAGGCCCTGGAGGGGCAGCTCCAGCGCATTTCAGAGctagaggcagagacacagagccTGGGGCGGCAGCGAGAACAAGATCGGCGGCAGCTGGAAGAGGTGAAGGCTGGGCGTCGAGGTCTGGAGACTCAGCTCCAGAAACTTGGGGAGGGGCACCAGGCCAAAGTAGAGGCCTTGCAGCAGGAGCTGGAAAAGGTGGCAGCCACCCAGCAAGAAGCAGAGGGAAAATGCAAGCAGCTGGCTACAGAGGCAGCTTCCTGGCGTACTCGTTTTGAAGAGAGCCAGAAGGAGGCGTCTCAGTGTGATGCCCGGCACAAGGAGCAGCTGAAGGCTCTGAATGAACAGTGCGAGGGAGTGCAGCGGCAGCTGCAGGAAGCCCAGGAAAGAGTGGCAGCACTGGAGGCACTTGTTGAGCGCCAGGACACTGAGCAGCAAGAACACACCCAACTTAAAGCCAACCTGGCAGGCGCCCTCCGGCAACTCCAGGAAAAGGAGGAGCAGGCTAACAATCTGGCTGAAGGCCTTTCCAGGCTGCAGGAAGAGGTGGCTCAGCTCAAGGCTGCAGCCAAGAAggcagaggaggagaaggaaaccTCCTTACAGAAACTGGCTGAAGAGCAGCAGCGGGCAGGAGAGCTCGAGGCTGCTGCACAGCAGCTGAAAGAGCAACAGGGCCAGGAGCTGAGCAGGACTGGAGCGGCCCTGCAGGCCAAGGAGCAGGAAGCTGAGCAGCTGGCGAGGGAGCTGGAGCAAATACGCAGCGCCCTGGCTGAGAGCCGGAAATGTCAGGAGGAAAAGCATGCCCAGCAAGAGCGGGAGGTGACCCGCGTGGGGGAGGAGCGAGATCAGGCCAAGGCTGACTTGGCTGCCGAGAAAGCAGCCAAGGCAGAGCTGGAGAGAAGGCTGCAGAGCTCCCTCAGTGAGCAGCGGGTAGAGTTCGCTACCCTGCAGGAAGCTTTGGCCCAGGCCTTGGAAGGAGCTGAAGGGAAGGAGCAGCAGCTCAAACAACTCCAAAAGCAAGAGAATGCCCTGCGGGCAGAACGGGCAGAGCTGCAGAGGACCCTTGAGGAATTGAGAGAGCAGCTGGCCAAGGCGGAGGAGATGGTTTCCCAGGCAGGCACCCCTGGGACCACAGAGTCAGGTTCCCAGGAGCTGGAGGCTCTGCAAACTCAGCTGGGCAAGGCGGAGCAGCAGTGTCGAGAGCAGGAGGAGAGGATCTCCAAGTTGGAGCACCAACTGGAGGCTTCTCAGATGTCCCAGGCCAGTCAGGAAGGTGCTGCTACCACTCTTAAGGCCCAGCTGGAGGAGAGTGCTCAAGAACTGGCTGCCCTCCAAGCCGCCGCTCAGGAACGGAGCAAGGCTGAAGCAGAGTGGAAAGCCCAAGTAGCCCGTGCCCAGcaggaggcagagagaaataACAGCCTTATTAGCAGCCTGGAGGAGGAGGTATCTATCTTGAACCTCCAGGTcctagagaaagagggagagagcaaaGAGCTGAAGAAGCTGGTGCTGGCCGAGTCAGAGAAGAGTCAGAAGCTGGAAGAGCGCTTGCGCCTGCTGCAGGCAGAGACAGTCAGTGCCAGCACGCAGGCAGCAGAACGCAGTGCAGCCCTGAGCTCTGAAGTGCAGGCTCTCCGGGAGGAAGCTGAGAAGCAGCGAGCGTCTGCAGATGGTCTCCGGCGGGAGCTGGCCTCCCAGGCTGAGCGGGCAGAAGGTCTTGGCCAGGAATTGAAGGCATGGCGAGAAAGGTCATCCCAGAAGGAGCAGTCCCTGTCCTCGCTGCAGCGAGAGCTCACTGCGGCCCAGGCCCTGGTGGGGGAGCTGCTCCCTGTCAAACATCTGTACCAGCAATTAGAGGCTGAACAAAGTGTCCTGCAAAGCCGTCACCGTGAGGAGCTCGAGCAGGGTGAGAAGGCTGCAGCTGCACTGCAGGCAGAGCTCCTTCGAGCCCGTCGTGAGCTTGGAGAGCTTGCTGCATTGCGACAGAAAGTGGCAGAGCAGGACCGGGCAGCCCAGCAGCTGCGGGCAGAGAATGCCGGTTATGTCGATCAGCTGAGCGCACTACAGCAGGCCCACAGCCAGCTAGCTAAAGAGAACCGGGACCTGGGGGAGCGGGCCAGCCACGGGAGGCAACAGCTCGAAGCTGAGCTCAGGAGAACCCAAGAACTCGAGGCACTGCGGGCCAAGGCAGAAGCCCAGATAACCCAGAGCCAAGAGGAGGCTTTGGACACAGTCAGACAGCTGGAGACCATGACAGCTAAGTATGAGAGTGCCAAGAGCAAGGTCCTGGAAGAGAGGCAGAGGTTCCAAGAAGAGCGGCAGAAACTCACTGCCCAGGTAAGGGGCTCAGCCCTCAGTGTTAAAAACCAAGGAGGGGGAAACCTAGTTTAACCCACACCATCCCCTCAGAGATCACAGTTTAAAATCCCTCGGGCTGTGGAGGAAGTTGGCAAGTATCTCCTCGTTTCCTGGGTATCAGAGAAAATGTTGATAGAACCTAGAGGACCCTGATCCCCTTATCCTGTCCTAGTTCCAGGGTCTTCTTTCTCTTGACAAGTCCTGGGGTATTGTCAGCCTTTTTTTCTCCATGATGGATCTGAAAAACAATGAGGAAAATTTTAGGTGAAGCTATTAGCTTGTTTCACTGGGGCAAACCTGTGTTTTA
Proteins encoded in this region:
- the NUMA1 gene encoding nuclear mitotic apparatus protein 1 isoform X1, which encodes MTLHETRAAALLSWVNSLQVAEPVTSVLELQDCNIFIQIINRIHGTEEGQQILQQPLLDRFTFISNFLQKNRKHQTSTESLVSVQKLEDGEELELAKVIMLLLYHSTMSSKSLRDWNQFDYKIQSELAAILKFVLDHEDGLSLNDNLKSFLQKAPLPSSSPSTSSDEFSPVPSQQAKKEVRFLELQKIGSSSGLNNFLSGSPASPMGDILQTPQFQMRRLKKQLADERASRDELELELTKSCQLLAEKDTQISMMQQRIDRLALLNEKQATGSMESKELEELRGKNESLSIRLHEALKQCQDLKTEKSQMERKIDQLSEENGDLSFKLRDFASHLLQLQEALNDQTEEHNSSTKEWREKQTYLETELDTTLQDKKCLEEKNEILQGKISQLEEQLAQVGKNPSQEKGEVLGDILQLEALKQEVATLAAKEAKLQDTVKQMECEQHQREVELQAERGRFEEEKQQLEQKAQAQEAQFAAQVASLHATLQQQDRDMADLRQRAEKEQTQLTETLQQQELASQSLQHQVEQLSSKLKQEEGKLHDWEVSSQMKEQQLATAIEECKEAQQEKDAALKQLEELGKEKAIELEALQKQLQATKEACTNAQTCATRAEQEKSVMRQKVEELDARVVDLTAWQEEHKAEAKSAENLQTQVQELESRLRAEQQKVAEKEELAQENAQLQERLLSLEESVQNTKGILEDEKRRAAEALEGQLQRISELEAETQSLGRQREQDRRQLEEVKAGRRGLETQLQKLGEGHQAKVEALQQELEKVAATQQEAEGKCKQLATEAASWRTRFEESQKEASQCDARHKEQLKALNEQCEGVQRQLQEAQERVAALEALVERQDTEQQEHTQLKANLAGALRQLQEKEEQANNLAEGLSRLQEEVAQLKAAAKKAEEEKETSLQKLAEEQQRAGELEAAAQQLKEQQGQELSRTGAALQAKEQEAEQLARELEQIRSALAESRKCQEEKHAQQEREVTRVGEERDQAKADLAAEKAAKAELERRLQSSLSEQRVEFATLQEALAQALEGAEGKEQQLKQLQKQENALRAERAELQRTLEELREQLAKAEEMVSQAGTPGTTESGSQELEALQTQLGKAEQQCREQEERISKLEHQLEASQMSQASQEGAATTLKAQLEESAQELAALQAAAQERSKAEAEWKAQVARAQQEAERNNSLISSLEEEVSILNLQVLEKEGESKELKKLVLAESEKSQKLEERLRLLQAETVSASTQAAERSAALSSEVQALREEAEKQRASADGLRRELASQAERAEGLGQELKAWRERSSQKEQSLSSLQRELTAAQALVGELLPVKHLYQQLEAEQSVLQSRHREELEQGEKAAAALQAELLRARRELGELAALRQKVAEQDRAAQQLRAENAGYVDQLSALQQAHSQLAKENRDLGERASHGRQQLEAELRRTQELEALRAKAEAQITQSQEEALDTVRQLETMTAKYESAKSKVLEERQRFQEERQKLTAQVEQLEVFQREQTKQVEELNKKLTQQQNLKSHESEIQQEAHLQAQLSELQALLNQKEQAAEHYKVQMERAKAHYDAKKQQNQELQERLQNMESLQKENTELRAESERLSWELQQAGLKTKEAEQTCRHLTAQVRTLEAQVAHADQQLRDLGKFQVATDALKSREPRAQPQLDLSTDSLELSNEEGTPLTSTRSAAHRTRKSSRTQPDGNSLPGEPASPISQRLPSKVESLESLYFTPIPDRGQAPLESSLDSLGDIILDSGPKTRSARRRTTQIIDITMLSRKLDTDEPDSSNSSFYSTQSAPAPQRSLRGGLRSASSAQSLANCPSRESRTRLGSLEDGNSALLSLPGYRPTTRSSARHSQTRASGGAPAGRSSFYTGTCQDEPEQLDDWNRIAELQQRNRVCLPHLKTCYPLEARPSMSLTTITDEEMKTGDPQETLRRASMQPAQTNEYSATHHIPPNITTRQHRKRVSTEPEQSLGTPEAKKPTSCFPRPLTPRDRHEGRKMSAPEGHKKGAPAANKQTNRRQSLAFNILNTPKRLGNSLLRGAAKKAAAKASPLTRSGTRRSPRIATTTTGSSTSPRARGKAKH
- the NUMA1 gene encoding nuclear mitotic apparatus protein 1 isoform X2 — its product is MTLHETRAAALLSWVNSLQVAEPVTSVLELQDCNIFIQIINRIHGTEEGQQILQQPLLDRFTFISNFLQKNRKHQTSTESLVSVQKLEDGEELELAKVIMLLLYHSTMSSKSLRDWNQFDYKIQSELAAILKFVLDHEDGLSLNDNLKSFLQKAPLPSSSPSTSSDEFSPVPSQQAKKEVRFLELQKIGSSSGLNNFLSGSPASPMGDILQTPQFQMRRLKKQLADERASRDELELELTKSCQLLAEKDTQISMMQQRIDRLALLNEKQATGSMESKELEELRGKNESLSIRLHEALKQCQDLKTEKSQMERKIDQLSEENGDLSFKLRDFASHLLQLQEALNDQTEEHNSSTKEWREKQTYLETELDTTLQDKKCLEEKNEILQGKISQLEEQLAQVGKNPSQEKGEVLGDILQLEALKQEVATLAAKEAKLQDTVKQMECEQHQREVELQAERGRFEEEKQQLEQKAQAQEAQFAAQVASLHATLQQQDRDMADLRQRAEKEQTQLTETLQQQELASQSLQHQVEQLSSKLKQEEGKLHDWEVSSQMKEQQLATAIEECKEAQQEKDAALKQLEELGKEKAIELEALQKQLQATKEACTNAQTCATRAEQEKSVMRQKVEELDARVVDLTAWQEEHKAEAKSAENLQTQVQELESRLRAEQQKVAEKEELAQENAQLQERLLSLEESVQNTKGILEDEKRRAAEALEGQLQRISELEAETQSLGRQREQDRRQLEEVKAGRRGLETQLQKLGEGHQAKVEALQQELEKVAATQQEAEGKCKQLATEAASWRTRFEESQKEASQCDARHKEQLKALNEQCEGVQRQLQEAQERVAALEALVERQDTEQQEHTQLKANLAGALRQLQEKEEQANNLAEGLSRLQEEVAQLKAAAKKAEEEKETSLQKLAEEQQRAGELEAAAQQLKEQQGQELSRTGAALQAKEQEAEQLARELEQIRSALAESRKCQEEKHAQQEREVTRVGEERDQAKADLAAEKAAKAELERRLQSSLSEQRVEFATLQEALAQALEGAEGKEQQLKQLQKQENALRAERAELQRTLEELREQLAKAEEMVSQAGTPGTTESGSQELEALQTQLGKAEQQCREQEERISKLEHQLEASQMSQASQEGAATTLKAQLEESAQELAALQAAAQERSKAEAEWKAQVARAQQEAERNNSLISSLEEEVSILNLQVLEKEGESKELKKLVLAESEKSQKLEERLRLLQAETVSASTQAAERSAALSSEVQALREEAEKQRASADGLRRELASQAERAEGLGQELKAWRERSSQKEQSLSSLQRELTAAQALVGELLPVKHLYQQLEAEQSVLQSRHREELEQGEKAAAALQAELLRARRELGELAALRQKVAEQDRAAQQLRAENAGYVDQLSALQQAHSQLAKENRDLGERASHGRQQLEAELRRTQELEALRAKAEAQITQSQEEALDTVRQLETMTAKYESAKSKVLEERQRFQEERQKLTAQVEELNKKLTQQQNLKSHESEIQQEAHLQAQLSELQALLNQKEQAAEHYKVQMERAKAHYDAKKQQNQELQERLQNMESLQKENTELRAESERLSWELQQAGLKTKEAEQTCRHLTAQVRTLEAQVAHADQQLRDLGKFQVATDALKSREPRAQPQLDLSTDSLELSNEEGTPLTSTRSAAHRTRKSSRTQPDGNSLPGEPASPISQRLPSKVESLESLYFTPIPDRGQAPLESSLDSLGDIILDSGPKTRSARRRTTQIIDITMLSRKLDTDEPDSSNSSFYSTQSAPAPQRSLRGGLRSASSAQSLANCPSRESRTRLGSLEDGNSALLSLPGYRPTTRSSARHSQTRASGGAPAGRSSFYTGTCQDEPEQLDDWNRIAELQQRNRVCLPHLKTCYPLEARPSMSLTTITDEEMKTGDPQETLRRASMQPAQTNEYSATHHIPPNITTRQHRKRVSTEPEQSLGTPEAKKPTSCFPRPLTPRDRHEGRKMSAPEGHKKGAPAANKQTNRRQSLAFNILNTPKRLGNSLLRGAAKKAAAKASPLTRSGTRRSPRIATTTTGSSTSPRARGKAKH